One Streptococcus sp. zg-86 DNA window includes the following coding sequences:
- the ftsH gene encoding ATP-dependent zinc metalloprotease FtsH, with the protein MKNKHNKGLIRNPFLIILLIATILTGYQFLKAGNQISSHEISYSQVVKELKEGNVTDITYQPNGSIVEVSGTYKNARVSESKAAESIKLFQISDKVSYSKFTSTILAADSTLADLQSLASDHDVKVTVKPESSNSLWLNILINIFPLIIFGVFFVMMMNQGGGGARGAMNFGRNKAKALEKSNVKVRFSDVAGAEEEKQELVEVVEFLKDPKRFTKLGARIPAGVLLEGPPGTGKTLLAKAVAGEAGVPFFSISGSDFVEMFVGVGASRVRSLFEDAKKAAPAIIFIDEIDAVGRQRGVGMGGGNDEREQTLNQLLIEMDGFAGNEGIIVIAATNRSDVLDPALLRPGRFDRKVLVGRPDVKGREAILKVHAKNKPLADDVDLKLVAQQTPGFVGADLENVLNEAALVAARQNKSVIDASDIDEAEDRVIAGPSKKDRQISKREREMVAYHEAGHTIVGLVLSNAREVHKVTIVPRGRAGGYMIALPKEDQMLLSKEDMKEQLAGLMGGRVAEEIIFNAQTTGASNDFEQATQMARAMVAEYGMSDKMGPMQYEGNHAMFGGYTTPKHISEQTAYELDNEVRTLLNEARDKAAEIIQANRETHKLIAEALLKYETLDSVQIKSLYETGQMPTDSEHQENEDVRPLSYDEIKEKMQDTK; encoded by the coding sequence ATGAAAAATAAACACAATAAAGGATTAATCCGAAATCCTTTTCTCATTATATTATTAATTGCTACCATTCTGACAGGTTACCAGTTTTTAAAAGCTGGTAACCAAATTTCATCCCATGAAATCAGCTATTCACAAGTTGTAAAAGAGTTAAAAGAGGGAAATGTTACAGATATTACGTATCAGCCAAATGGTAGCATAGTAGAAGTATCTGGAACCTATAAGAATGCGAGAGTTAGTGAGAGCAAAGCGGCAGAGTCTATTAAACTATTCCAGATTTCTGACAAGGTAAGTTATAGTAAGTTTACTTCTACTATATTAGCAGCTGATTCTACATTGGCTGATTTACAATCCCTAGCTAGCGACCATGATGTAAAAGTGACCGTTAAACCAGAAAGCTCCAATAGCCTATGGTTAAATATTTTAATCAATATTTTCCCACTTATTATTTTCGGTGTCTTTTTCGTCATGATGATGAATCAAGGTGGCGGTGGCGCTCGTGGCGCCATGAACTTTGGTCGGAATAAAGCGAAGGCATTGGAAAAAAGTAATGTTAAAGTGCGTTTTTCAGATGTAGCTGGAGCAGAGGAAGAAAAGCAAGAATTAGTAGAAGTTGTTGAGTTTTTAAAAGATCCAAAACGCTTTACAAAATTAGGTGCACGGATTCCTGCAGGTGTCCTACTTGAGGGACCTCCAGGAACTGGTAAAACATTACTTGCAAAAGCTGTTGCTGGAGAAGCAGGTGTCCCGTTCTTTAGTATTTCTGGCTCTGACTTTGTAGAAATGTTTGTCGGAGTGGGTGCTAGCCGTGTTCGTTCTCTCTTTGAAGATGCTAAAAAAGCAGCACCAGCTATTATTTTTATTGATGAAATTGATGCTGTTGGCCGCCAACGTGGAGTTGGTATGGGTGGTGGAAACGATGAACGTGAACAGACTCTTAACCAATTGTTGATTGAAATGGATGGATTTGCTGGTAACGAAGGTATCATTGTTATTGCGGCAACTAACCGTAGTGATGTATTAGATCCAGCCCTTCTTCGACCTGGACGTTTTGACCGCAAAGTATTAGTTGGAAGGCCAGATGTCAAAGGTCGTGAAGCTATTTTGAAAGTCCATGCCAAAAATAAACCATTGGCGGATGATGTTGACTTGAAATTAGTAGCACAACAAACACCAGGTTTTGTAGGGGCTGATTTAGAAAATGTATTAAATGAGGCAGCTCTCGTTGCAGCACGTCAAAACAAATCTGTTATTGATGCGTCTGATATCGATGAAGCAGAAGATCGTGTCATTGCAGGACCATCTAAGAAAGACCGTCAGATTTCAAAACGTGAGCGTGAGATGGTTGCATATCATGAAGCTGGACACACCATTGTTGGACTTGTTCTTTCAAATGCGCGTGAGGTACATAAGGTAACTATTGTTCCTCGTGGACGTGCTGGTGGTTATATGATAGCCTTGCCAAAAGAGGACCAAATGCTGTTATCTAAAGAAGATATGAAAGAGCAGTTGGCAGGTCTTATGGGTGGTCGTGTAGCAGAAGAAATTATATTTAATGCTCAGACAACAGGGGCTTCAAATGATTTTGAGCAAGCAACTCAAATGGCTCGTGCCATGGTAGCAGAATATGGAATGAGTGACAAGATGGGACCAATGCAGTATGAAGGAAATCATGCTATGTTTGGTGGTTATACTACACCGAAACATATCTCTGAACAAACAGCTTATGAATTAGATAATGAAGTTCGTACATTATTAAATGAAGCGCGTGATAAAGCAGCTGAAATCATTCAAGCAAATAGAGAAACTCATAAATTGATTGCGGAAGCTTTACTGAAATATGAAACATTGGATAGTGTCCAAATTAAATCGCTTTATGAAACTGGCCAAATGCCTACCGATTCAGAGCACCAAGAAAATGAAGATGTTCGTCCACTTTCATATGATGAAATCAAAGAAAAAATGCAAGATACGAAATAA
- the tilS gene encoding tRNA lysidine(34) synthetase TilS: MEEKFLKVTQEGHFFDKHESVLIAVSGGNDSMNLAHILYKYQAFLGIRIGIAHVNHQQRSESIAEEVFVKNWAEKRGLPFHVSYFEGKFSEEAARKMRYEFFATIMRDYQYTALVTAHHAGDQAETIFMRLIRGSRFMHMSGIKSVQPFATGELIRPLLSFKKEELLEVEHMEDRSNSSPIYLRNRVRNDYIPMLEKENPQFTHTLLNLGREAEILYQAVIELTRPIDITDVTVFQAQSQAVRYILLQQYVEQFPELQLTRNQFEQLLTILETKANYHHHLKGDYYLVKDYQHFAITKIQPKTDRQAEQYVIESEGVFQYGSFIFSLNKPLEQATQILYLQANKPVILRGRRAGDRILLNSLHKKIRRYFIDEKVPKKVRDEAVLIEQDGKIYGIANMAISDLSKSLKNDIIKATLYIKMKE, from the coding sequence ATGGAAGAAAAATTTTTAAAAGTGACGCAAGAAGGTCACTTTTTTGATAAACATGAGTCTGTTCTCATTGCTGTTTCAGGCGGAAATGATTCGATGAATCTCGCTCATATTCTTTATAAATACCAGGCATTTCTTGGCATACGAATTGGAATTGCTCATGTCAATCATCAGCAGCGATCCGAATCCATTGCAGAAGAAGTTTTTGTAAAAAATTGGGCAGAGAAGAGAGGACTTCCTTTTCATGTTTCTTATTTTGAGGGAAAATTTTCTGAAGAAGCAGCTCGTAAAATGCGATATGAGTTTTTTGCCACTATCATGAGAGATTATCAGTATACAGCTTTGGTAACAGCTCATCATGCCGGTGACCAAGCAGAAACGATTTTTATGCGCTTGATTCGAGGTAGTCGTTTTATGCATATGTCTGGGATAAAATCGGTTCAACCATTTGCGACAGGAGAATTGATTCGTCCCTTGCTATCTTTCAAGAAAGAAGAATTGTTGGAAGTGGAACATATGGAAGATAGGAGTAACAGTTCTCCTATTTATCTACGAAATCGCGTCCGTAATGATTATATTCCGATGTTGGAAAAAGAAAACCCTCAGTTTACCCATACCCTACTCAATCTTGGAAGAGAAGCAGAAATACTCTATCAAGCTGTTATAGAATTAACTCGTCCTATCGACATTACCGATGTGACAGTATTTCAAGCACAATCGCAAGCTGTTCGCTATATCTTACTGCAACAGTATGTGGAACAATTTCCAGAACTCCAGTTGACACGCAATCAATTTGAACAACTATTGACAATTCTTGAAACCAAGGCGAACTATCATCATCATCTAAAAGGAGATTATTACTTGGTAAAGGATTATCAGCATTTTGCTATTACAAAAATACAACCTAAGACGGATAGGCAAGCAGAACAATACGTGATAGAATCAGAAGGTGTTTTTCAATATGGATCGTTCATTTTTTCATTGAATAAACCGTTAGAGCAAGCTACACAGATTCTATATCTTCAAGCGAATAAGCCTGTTATTTTGCGAGGGAGAAGAGCAGGAGATAGAATTTTACTTAACTCCCTTCATAAGAAAATTCGTCGCTACTTTATTGATGAAAAAGTACCAAAAAAAGTACGAGATGAAGCTGTTTTGATTGAACAAGATGGAAAAATCTATGGAATTGCCAATATGGCTATCAGTGATTTGAGTAAATCATTAAAAAATGATATAATCAAAGCTACATTATATATAAAAATGAAAGAGTGA
- the hpt gene encoding hypoxanthine phosphoribosyltransferase — protein sequence MLEKDIKKILISEEEIVAKSKELGKILTEEYAGKNPLLVGILKGSIPFMAELVKHIDTHIEMDFMVVSSYHGGTESSGTVKIIKDLDTNVAGRDVLFIEDIIDTGRTLKELKELFALRQAASIKIVTLLDKPEGRVVEIEPDYTCFTIPNEFVVGFGLDYDENYRNIPYVGVLKEEVYSK from the coding sequence ATGTTGGAAAAAGATATCAAAAAGATCCTTATTTCAGAAGAAGAAATTGTTGCTAAAAGCAAGGAATTGGGAAAGATTTTAACAGAAGAATATGCTGGAAAAAATCCTTTATTGGTTGGTATTTTAAAAGGTTCTATTCCTTTTATGGCAGAACTTGTGAAACATATTGACACTCATATTGAAATGGACTTCATGGTTGTATCTAGTTATCATGGAGGTACTGAGAGCAGTGGTACTGTCAAAATCATTAAGGATTTAGATACAAATGTTGCAGGTCGTGATGTTTTGTTCATTGAAGATATTATTGATACAGGACGCACACTGAAAGAATTGAAGGAATTGTTTGCTTTGCGCCAAGCAGCTTCTATTAAAATTGTGACATTACTTGATAAACCAGAAGGTCGCGTAGTTGAAATTGAACCAGACTATACTTGCTTTACAATCCCAAATGAATTTGTTGTAGGATTCGGTCTAGATTATGATGAAAACTACCGCAATATTCCTTATGTAGGAGTCTTAAAAGAGGAAGTTTACTCAAAATAG